The following proteins are encoded in a genomic region of Thermococcus pacificus:
- a CDS encoding M20 family metallopeptidase has protein sequence MEFDLLKELVSIDSPFGHEEEISRFIASFLEEHGFDVELLPVEGFGDDVIAYLPGRGYTVVLNGHMDTVRPSPGWTRNPKGELDGDRFYGLGSADMKGGLAALMSAFVELAELPKRERPNVIFTAVSDEEGYSRGAWELIKSGKLENADLVLVAEPTNETLMLGARGRFVVQVEVFGRKAHAARPHMGINAIEELGRFLGSLGRIRFRSHRKLGIGSYCTLHIEGSADGLSVPDYARAIIDRHVVPGEEWERVEKELIELAERIKLKGELKVTRLGRPTPDMLPYTVRENNRFANLFKSAHRSVLGREPEVTYGKSVGDFNYFGTYLGKPTLVYGPVGGSWHSPNEWVSVESVRRVKRVYIEFLKSLT, from the coding sequence ATGGAATTTGACCTCCTGAAGGAGCTGGTCTCCATCGACTCCCCCTTTGGACATGAAGAGGAAATCTCTAGGTTCATCGCATCGTTTCTCGAAGAGCACGGTTTTGACGTGGAGCTGCTGCCCGTAGAGGGCTTCGGGGACGACGTGATAGCGTATCTGCCGGGCAGGGGATACACAGTTGTCCTCAACGGCCACATGGACACGGTTCGCCCCTCGCCAGGATGGACGCGGAACCCAAAGGGCGAACTTGACGGCGACAGGTTCTACGGCCTCGGAAGTGCGGACATGAAGGGTGGCCTGGCTGCACTCATGAGCGCATTCGTTGAGCTGGCCGAACTGCCCAAGAGGGAGAGGCCGAACGTAATCTTCACCGCGGTGAGCGACGAGGAGGGCTACTCAAGGGGTGCGTGGGAGCTCATAAAGAGCGGAAAGCTGGAGAATGCGGACCTTGTTCTCGTCGCTGAGCCAACAAATGAGACGCTGATGCTCGGGGCGAGGGGCAGGTTCGTCGTCCAGGTGGAGGTCTTCGGGAGAAAGGCCCACGCAGCGAGGCCCCACATGGGCATCAACGCCATCGAAGAGCTCGGGAGGTTCTTGGGGAGCCTGGGGAGGATACGCTTCAGGAGCCATAGAAAACTGGGCATTGGCTCCTACTGCACGCTTCACATCGAGGGTTCTGCCGACGGCCTGAGCGTCCCGGACTACGCCAGGGCGATAATAGACAGGCACGTAGTTCCGGGTGAGGAATGGGAGAGGGTTGAGAAGGAACTAATAGAGCTGGCAGAGAGGATAAAACTGAAGGGGGAGCTGAAGGTCACAAGGCTCGGGCGGCCAACGCCGGACATGCTCCCCTATACCGTGAGGGAGAACAACAGGTTCGCGAACCTCTTCAAGTCCGCCCACAGGTCGGTCCTCGGGCGCGAACCAGAGGTAACCTACGGGAAGAGCGTCGGCGACTTCAACTACTTCGGCACCTACCTGGGCAAGCCGACCCTCGTCTACGGCCCGGTTGGTGGCAGCTGGCACTCTCCCAACGAGTGGGTGAGTGTCGAGTCCGTAAGAAGGGTAAAGAGGGTCTACATCGAGTTCCTGAAGAGTCTAACCTGA
- a CDS encoding NAD(P)-dependent malic enzyme → MRPLDLHRNNFPGNGKIEVIPKIPLTGETLSLAYTPGVAEVSLKIAETPDDAFEYTNRGNTVAVVSDGSRVLGLGDIGPLGALPVMEGKALLFKAFGGVDAFPLVLAEKDPDRFVEVVNAVSPSFGGINLEDIASPKCFYILERLRKELEVPVFHDDQQGTASVVLAALINALKVVGKRLDGISVALFGAGAAGFATLGLLTEAGVKPENVRVVELVNGEPRVLTPDLPLEELFPYRGELLSKTNGEGIEGGPEEALSGADVLISFTRPGPGVIKPEWIKRMADDPVVFPLANPVPEILPEEAKKAGARVVATGRSDYPNQVNNLLGFPAIFRGALDVRASTITDGMIIAASKAMASVIEPSEDEIIPSPFHPDVHPAVARAVAEAAIKEGVARVRVKPEEVEERLRRWRRFYEENVVPLNEKRKLYL, encoded by the coding sequence ATGAGACCGCTCGACCTTCACAGGAACAACTTTCCCGGCAACGGCAAAATTGAGGTTATCCCGAAAATCCCGCTCACGGGAGAGACCCTGAGCCTCGCCTACACGCCGGGCGTTGCCGAGGTCTCCCTGAAGATCGCCGAAACCCCAGATGATGCCTTTGAGTACACGAACAGGGGCAACACCGTGGCGGTGGTCAGCGACGGAAGCAGAGTCCTTGGCCTCGGCGACATCGGGCCCCTTGGGGCGCTCCCGGTCATGGAAGGAAAGGCGCTCCTCTTCAAGGCCTTTGGTGGCGTTGATGCGTTCCCCCTCGTCCTTGCTGAGAAGGATCCAGATAGGTTTGTCGAGGTTGTAAATGCCGTTTCCCCCTCCTTTGGTGGAATAAACCTCGAGGACATAGCCTCACCGAAGTGCTTCTACATCCTTGAGCGGCTTAGAAAAGAGCTTGAGGTGCCGGTTTTCCACGACGACCAGCAGGGAACCGCGAGCGTGGTTTTAGCGGCCCTGATAAACGCCTTAAAAGTTGTTGGAAAGCGGCTCGATGGGATCTCAGTTGCCCTCTTCGGCGCAGGGGCTGCAGGCTTCGCCACATTGGGGCTCCTCACAGAGGCAGGGGTGAAGCCCGAGAACGTCCGTGTGGTGGAGCTTGTGAACGGCGAGCCGAGGGTTTTAACGCCGGACCTCCCGCTGGAGGAGCTGTTCCCCTACAGAGGGGAGCTGCTTTCAAAAACCAACGGCGAGGGAATCGAGGGTGGCCCCGAGGAGGCCCTGAGCGGGGCGGATGTCCTCATATCCTTCACGAGGCCTGGGCCGGGAGTAATAAAACCCGAGTGGATAAAGAGAATGGCCGATGACCCCGTGGTCTTCCCGTTGGCCAACCCGGTTCCCGAGATACTCCCCGAGGAGGCCAAAAAAGCTGGAGCGAGGGTTGTTGCCACTGGTAGGAGCGACTACCCCAACCAGGTGAACAACCTCCTCGGTTTCCCGGCGATATTCAGGGGGGCCCTTGACGTCAGAGCGAGCACGATAACGGATGGAATGATAATAGCGGCCTCGAAGGCTATGGCTTCAGTGATAGAGCCAAGCGAGGACGAGATAATTCCCTCCCCCTTCCATCCCGACGTCCACCCGGCGGTGGCGAGGGCAGTGGCGGAGGCGGCAATTAAGGAGGGCGTTGCGAGGGTTAGGGTAAAGCCTGAAGAGGTCGAGGAGAGGTTGAGGAGATGGAGGAGGTTCTACGAGGAAAACGTTGTTCCATTGAACGAAAAAAGGAAACTCTACTTGTAG